From Fragaria vesca subsp. vesca unplaced genomic scaffold, FraVesHawaii_1.0 scf0513139, whole genome shotgun sequence:
ATTTTCCTAGTCACCCCTAACACAACTTAGTATATGGCAACAGCTTATTGCCGGGTTCAGCATGTCCTCACCTACATGGTCAACATTACCTGCATTACCTGATTTGTATGCCAAGTTGAGCGTCGTTCAAAATCTAAATCGCATTAGACTCCCCTCCTTCGTCTCTATACGAGTTTGCAGAAATCTATCTAAGGaacttgaaacaaaagaaatgtaGGACATGTTGGTGCCTGATCTCTGATGGACTACGTGCATGAGGCGTTACAAGCACACCCCTCGCACATGAACTATGATGACCTACAATGTGATGATCCTCTTCTACAATGTCATGCCAACTTCGACCCCTATGCCTGGAACTAAACTGAGATTTTTGGGCATGCTCCAAGTTAGAATTGCTAGGACCACTTCCATGTTCCATCCACATCTGCAAGGATAGCAAATTTGTTCCCATGAAGCACCTGAGGAGAGACCAGCCCTCCactattttcagtttcaaGATTGACAACAAAATCTTGGTCAACAAACAAACTTGGCAATCACCCATGACATTGTGGAGTTGAAAGCAGAAGAAGATGCTTTGCTTAAACGTTACTGCATTTACCCAGTTGCATAAATTTATTCTACCCCATTGCTTCCACCTTCGTATTACCCTTCTATTTCATATAAATTCTATATATCCCTGTACCTCCAAcattattattatgtttttatttctttcaagATTTACGTATGTAATTATAAAATTCgtagaaaaataaacaaataaacaagcaCTTGGGACCTGAAACTTACTCCATTGTCTTCTCCTTCCGGCAATTTACAAACTGAGGCTTCCACGTGGCACTGAGGCATTACGAAACCCAATGCCTCatcggaagaagaagacagacGACCATAACGgctacattttaattttgtcacGAGGCCACATGCGCCTCCCCAGTTTTagaccttttgtttttggcgGGAAACAGTACACCGGACCCGGTACGGTGTCGTTTTCCCATGTTTTTTAGCGCTTTTCATTTACTCCCCACGTTGACGTCGTTGACtggaaaacataatttttgttttttggtctTTCGGTTTTCACTGAATTCCGGCGGATTCCAAGACAGAAATGTTGAAATTCTGCTAACGACTACAATTAGAAACTACAAAATGGGAAATATaaattgaacaaattaaaacaatgtCACACCGGCGACGGTAGCGATGTCGGGTCGGCGGAGGAGGGGAGGTCAGGTCCGACCCGGCAGCCTTCGAGCATGAAAACAATGTCGGACATGGTGGGCCGATCCAGCGGGTCCGGTGCTGTACAAAGCAGCCCGACTTTCACTCCAAGCAAGAACTCCTCCCACTCGGATGACTCAGGATCTAGCTCAAGCAACCCTGGCTCTAGTAGCTCGGCAACTTGGCCTCTTTGAAGCTGCTTCTTCACCCACTTCACTATGTCTTCGTCTTCTGTGAACATCACTGGCTTCTTTCCTGTTAGGAGCTCGAGCAAGACGATCCCGTAGCTGTAAACGTCTGATTCCTTTGTGACTCTGCCTGTTAGTGTTGCTTCTGGAGAGACATAACCCAATGTGCCGACTGTGGTTGAGGTTGAGGCTTCGGTTTGAGTGGTAGCGCTTGTTGCTGATGTTAGTTTGTCTAGGCCGAAATCAGACAAATGGGCTTCAAAATCTGCATCGAATAGCACGCTTTGTGGCTTCACATCGCCGTGTACAAGTGTAGATGTGTGTAGAAAAGCCAAGCCACGAGCAATTCCAAGTGCAATGAGATGGCGCATTGGCCAATTGAGGACATGACCGTCTTGGTGTGATGCTTCTTGCAGAAGGGTAGCTAGGTTACCGTTGGGCATGTAGTCATAGATAAGAAGCCTGAGGTCAGGTGGACCAGCATAGTAGCCGCGAAGAACTGTTAAGTTTCGGTGCTTGACTCTGCCTAgtgcttctgcttcttttcGGAATATGTTTTCATTGAGTGTGGCATCAGGAAGCCGACGGATGGACATCACCATACCATCCTCATAACAAGCCTTGAAAACCAAGCCATATGGTGTTCTGCTCAGCacattttcttcatcaaattGCCTGGTGGCTGCAATTGTCTCTGCAAGTGTGATTTTGCTGTTGAACATGACAAGCTTTGGCACTCCACTATCAGAGCTTCCACGGCCCTCACTTGTCCCTGAGCTTGCCCTTGCACTACTTCTAGTCTTCTCCCCAGATGATCCCTGTTGGAGCTTTTTGCGCCACCTCAAGAGGCTGAAAATGTAGAAGCAGCACAACAAAGACAATAGGCAAGCTCCACTGACAACAATCACAATTAGCAGAATCAACCTCTTATTTCTGTCTTTCTTGTCTAGATCCTTGCACTTCTTTTCCAATGGCAGGCCACATAAGTTTTGATTCCCAGAAAAGTCTGATGCATTGTTGAACCGAGAACCAAGTGTTACTGGAATCTCACCATAGAGGTTATTCATTGAGACATCAAAGTTCACTAGGCCAGGAATAGATGCAAAATCACCAGGAATTTGCCCACTCAAATTGTTATTGGAGAGATCCAGCGTGGTCAGGTTCAATAGCTTAGACAATGAGTGTGGTATACCGCCTGAGAGATGATTGGAGTCCAACAACAAAGCAGTTAATGATGAGCATTTGGAGATTTCCTCTGGGATTCCACCTGTTAAGTTGTTGCTACCCAAATCAAGTTCCTTCAAAACTGATAAGCGAGAGAGATCGGCTGGAATGGTGCCAGTCAAAGAATTCATTTGCAGCTCCAGAACTTGAATATCGGAGCAGTTCCCAAGCTCCGGTGGAATTGGTCCTAAAATGTGATTGTTGGACAATGAAAGAACAACCAATGACCGAAGAAAACCATAATTCTCTGGAATGTGACCAGAAAATGCATTTGAACTGAGATTCAAATAATGCAGACCCATCGAACTGCTAAAACCTTCAGGGATGTCTCCAG
This genomic window contains:
- the LOC101301354 gene encoding probable LRR receptor-like serine/threonine-protein kinase At4g36180-like — encoded protein: MAALLLSLLVLCAAPLLSCAAAQRGPDRQAEIDALTTFKLDLQDPIGALNGWDASTPSAPCDWRGVFCDNSSRVSELRLPRLQLGGRLSDSLSKLKILGKLSLRSNSFNGTIPDSLSQCTRLRAVFLQNNSLSGKLPPGIGNLTALQILNVASNRLSGEISGELPTSLIYLDLSSNSFSGEIPRSIANLTQLQLINLSYNQFSGQVPASFGQLQKLQFLWLDHNLLEGTLPSAIANCAALVHLSVEGNALGGVIPAAIGALPKLQVLSLSQNNFSGMVPSSLFCNASFNTASLKIVQLGFNSFTDIVKLETATCFSGLVVLDLQHNRIGGDFPWWLTQVPNLTVLDVSSNLFSGLVPPEIGNLSRLQELKMANNSFRGAIPQEIKQCSSLSVLDLQGNQFSGEIPVFLGDLTGLKVLSLGENQFSGSIPPSIGKLSRLETLGLGGNNLTGTMPEELLIGLGNLTTLDLSGNKFFGEVAISIGSLSQLMVLNLSGNGFSGRVPTSLGSLFRLTTIDLSKQNFSGEVPSELLGLPNLQVIALQENRLSGDIPEGFSSSMGLHYLNLSSNAFSGHIPENYGFLRSLVVLSLSNNHILGPIPPELGNCSDIQVLELQMNSLTGTIPADLSRLSVLKELDLGSNNLTGGIPEEISKCSSLTALLLDSNHLSGGIPHSLSKLLNLTTLDLSNNNLSGQIPGDFASIPGLVNFDVSMNNLYGEIPVTLGSRFNNASDFSGNQNLCGLPLEKKCKDLDKKDRNKRLILLIVIVVSGACLLSLLCCFYIFSLLRWRKKLQQGSSGEKTRSSARASSGTSEGRGSSDSGVPKLVMFNSKITLAETIAATRQFDEENVLSRTPYGLVFKACYEDGMVMSIRRLPDATLNENIFRKEAEALGRVKHRNLTVLRGYYAGPPDLRLLIYDYMPNGNLATLLQEASHQDGHVLNWPMRHLIALGIARGLAFLHTSTLVHGDVKPQSVLFDADFEAHLSDFGLDKLTSATSATTQTEASTSTTVGTLGYVSPEATLTGRVTKESDVYSYGIVLLELLTGKKPVMFTEDEDIVKWVKKQLQRGQVAELLEPGLLELDPESSEWEEFLLGVKVGLLCTAPDPLDRPTMSDIVFMLEGCRVGPDLPSSADPTSLPSPV